A part of Microbulbifer sp. MI-G genomic DNA contains:
- a CDS encoding PP2C family protein-serine/threonine phosphatase, whose protein sequence is MASPNSLLMTEDEQARDFLRGVLSKHGFQVILASTGQGGMEQFSPGLFQLVVVDLQLADISGLEVLRKVKRLSPETAVIIISDSVEMDDVLQTIRLGACDYFRKPIEQETLMDRAICRISEAENLAQQNREYRQALECRNRELSDHLELLRRDQEAGRLLQQHLLPRTPYRYPGGVEAAYFLIPSLYLSGDFVDYGLFGERFVAFYLVDVSGHGVSSALVTSLVKHSIMHCLRERPLFTHPEFLNADLLEMLELINRELLSTPMGKHASMFVGVIDTAENQLLYSVAGQIPMPVLVSAGDAEWLAGKGRPLGIFERGDWQVMCVELPSRWQLVACSDGVLELLQGNLLEKEAQLLQLIEESEGELEQLRKSLKVDTFGALPDDITILTLGHK, encoded by the coding sequence ATGGCCAGCCCGAATAGTCTGTTAATGACTGAAGACGAGCAGGCCCGCGATTTTTTGCGCGGGGTGCTCTCCAAGCATGGTTTTCAGGTGATCCTGGCCTCTACCGGGCAAGGGGGTATGGAGCAGTTTTCCCCGGGCCTCTTTCAACTGGTCGTGGTGGATCTCCAGTTGGCGGATATCAGCGGGCTGGAGGTTTTGCGTAAGGTCAAGCGATTATCGCCGGAAACGGCGGTGATCATAATTTCCGACAGCGTAGAAATGGACGACGTACTGCAGACCATTCGCCTGGGCGCCTGCGATTACTTCCGCAAACCCATTGAGCAGGAAACCCTGATGGACCGGGCTATCTGCCGCATTTCCGAGGCAGAAAACCTCGCCCAGCAGAACCGTGAGTACCGACAGGCGCTGGAGTGTCGCAATCGGGAGTTATCTGATCATTTGGAGTTGCTCAGACGCGACCAGGAAGCGGGCCGCCTGTTGCAGCAACACCTGCTGCCGCGCACGCCCTATCGTTACCCCGGTGGTGTTGAGGCTGCCTATTTTCTGATCCCCTCTCTGTATCTCAGTGGCGACTTTGTTGATTACGGTCTTTTCGGTGAGCGCTTTGTGGCCTTCTATCTGGTGGATGTGTCCGGGCATGGTGTTTCTTCGGCACTGGTCACCTCGCTGGTCAAGCACAGCATTATGCATTGCCTGCGCGAGCGGCCGCTGTTTACCCATCCCGAATTCCTCAACGCAGATTTGCTTGAAATGCTCGAGCTGATAAATCGTGAGCTTTTATCCACACCCATGGGCAAGCATGCCAGCATGTTTGTCGGCGTGATCGATACAGCGGAGAATCAGTTACTCTATTCGGTAGCAGGCCAAATCCCCATGCCAGTTCTTGTCAGTGCCGGTGATGCCGAATGGCTGGCTGGCAAGGGGCGGCCTTTGGGAATCTTCGAACGGGGTGACTGGCAGGTTATGTGCGTTGAACTCCCGTCCCGCTGGCAACTGGTGGCCTGTTCCGACGGAGTGCTGGAGCTGCTTCAGGGAAATCTGCTGGAAAAAGAGGCGCAACTCTTGCAGCTGATCGAAGAGAGTGAGGGCGAACTGGAACAATTGCGCAAAAGTCTGAAAGTGGATACTTTTGGCGCCCTCCCAGACGATATTACTATCCTCACACTGGGGCACAAATAG
- the tal gene encoding transaldolase encodes MNKLEQLKKRSQVVADTGDIEAIRRYRPQDATTNPSLLYKAAQLPQYKGLIGDSLNWVQRHQGHKNPAETARLAAIKLAVDIGAEILQLVPGVISTEVDARLSFDTRATIDYARHLATLYERVGVPRERVLIKIAATWEGIAAAEILEREDIRCNLTLLFSLCQAIACAEANTSLISPFVGRILDWHLANGERKAYPGEEDPGVVSVRNIYHYYKSRDYDTIVMGASFRNSGEIEALAGCDRLTISPQLLQALEENTGKLESGLPTNIQPQPRPTRKLSEAEFRYQLNNDAMATEKLAQGIRNFAKDQQRLEMLLQSQVIGHQKTDAATNP; translated from the coding sequence ATGAATAAACTGGAACAGCTCAAAAAACGCAGTCAGGTTGTGGCCGATACCGGCGACATTGAGGCCATTCGCCGATATCGGCCCCAAGATGCCACCACCAACCCTTCCCTGCTGTACAAGGCTGCCCAGCTTCCACAATACAAAGGGCTTATCGGTGATTCTCTGAACTGGGTGCAACGTCACCAGGGACACAAAAACCCGGCTGAAACCGCACGGCTGGCCGCCATTAAGCTGGCCGTGGATATCGGAGCAGAGATCTTACAGCTGGTTCCGGGCGTGATTTCCACAGAGGTGGATGCGCGCCTCTCCTTTGATACCCGTGCTACCATCGACTATGCGCGCCACCTGGCCACTCTCTACGAGCGTGTGGGGGTACCACGAGAGCGGGTTTTGATAAAAATCGCCGCCACCTGGGAAGGTATAGCTGCGGCGGAAATACTGGAACGCGAGGATATCCGCTGCAACCTGACTTTGCTGTTTAGTCTGTGCCAGGCTATCGCCTGCGCCGAGGCGAATACCAGTTTGATATCTCCCTTTGTGGGCCGCATACTGGACTGGCATCTGGCCAACGGGGAACGCAAGGCATACCCTGGGGAAGAGGACCCCGGAGTTGTCTCGGTGCGCAACATTTACCACTACTACAAGTCCCGCGACTACGATACCATCGTGATGGGCGCGAGCTTTCGCAACAGCGGAGAGATTGAAGCCCTGGCCGGTTGCGACCGCTTGACCATCAGTCCTCAATTGCTGCAGGCATTGGAGGAGAATACAGGGAAACTTGAAAGCGGACTGCCCACCAATATCCAGCCTCAGCCACGCCCCACCCGAAAACTGAGCGAGGCGGAATTCCGCTACCAGCTAAACAATGACGCCATGGCGACAGAAAAACTCGCCCAAGGTATCCGCAATTTTGCCAAAGATCAGCAGCGCCTTGAAATGCTGTTACAGAGCCAAGTAATAGGACACCAGAAAACCGATGCTGCAACAAATCCGTAA
- the dusA gene encoding tRNA dihydrouridine(20/20a) synthase DusA, whose product MTEFNSHRFCTAPLLEWSDRHCRYLWRLLSKRARLYTEMVTTGAILHGDRERHLQFDIAEQPLALQLGGSDPRELAECARIAEGWGYSEINLNCGCPSDRVQSGRFGACLMAEPGAVATGLAAMRAAVSIPVTVKHRIGIDDMEDYVGLARFVEAQAVVGINTFIVHARKAWLRGLSPKENREIPPLNYDLVYQLKKDYPDLQVIINGGIQSLEACQHHLQYVDGVMLGRAAYQNPTLLARVDMQLFGEKAGPDATQVVEQILPYIERELGRGQRLNYITRHMLGLFQGLPGAKRFRRHLSENAHRKGAGTEIVSEALALVAHAI is encoded by the coding sequence ATGACTGAATTCAACTCACACCGATTCTGTACTGCGCCACTTTTGGAGTGGAGTGACCGCCATTGCCGGTATCTGTGGCGCCTGCTCAGCAAACGCGCGCGTCTCTACACCGAAATGGTCACCACCGGCGCAATACTGCACGGTGACCGGGAGCGGCATCTACAGTTTGATATTGCTGAACAACCCCTGGCCCTGCAACTTGGCGGCAGCGACCCCCGAGAACTGGCGGAGTGTGCCCGTATCGCCGAGGGGTGGGGTTATTCCGAAATCAATCTCAATTGTGGCTGCCCCAGTGACCGGGTCCAGTCCGGCAGGTTTGGCGCCTGCCTCATGGCAGAGCCGGGTGCAGTGGCGACCGGGCTCGCCGCTATGCGCGCAGCCGTCTCTATTCCCGTGACAGTAAAGCACCGTATCGGGATAGACGATATGGAAGACTACGTTGGCCTGGCCCGCTTTGTGGAAGCCCAGGCGGTGGTGGGTATCAACACCTTTATCGTGCATGCCCGCAAAGCCTGGCTGCGTGGTCTGAGCCCCAAGGAGAACCGGGAGATACCCCCACTGAATTACGATTTAGTCTATCAACTGAAAAAGGACTACCCGGATTTGCAGGTTATCATCAACGGTGGTATCCAGTCCCTGGAAGCATGCCAGCACCATTTACAATACGTAGATGGTGTGATGCTGGGACGCGCCGCCTACCAAAATCCCACTTTATTGGCGCGAGTAGACATGCAACTGTTCGGGGAAAAAGCGGGGCCGGATGCAACCCAAGTCGTCGAGCAGATTCTGCCCTATATCGAGCGGGAACTGGGCCGCGGCCAGCGACTCAATTATATTACCCGCCATATGCTCGGACTCTTTCAGGGCCTGCCAGGCGCAAAACGTTTTCGGCGGCACCTCAGCGAAAATGCCCACAGGAAGGGAGCTGGAACGGAAATCGTGTCCGAGGCTTTGGCACTGGTCGCCCATGCCATATAG
- a CDS encoding STAS domain-containing protein, producing the protein MQSGQIMVGTHEGVYIIKLIGDVRLDLCTTFDSFTEDMIGQDDFAGVAFDLHEAHGIDSTTLGLIAKIAIRTLERGCQKPLVFCSDQGIRHLLDAMGFDALVEISDEQYELAAQTTPLECRIPSEHAAREKVLEAHRVLMSMNERNAETFHDLVHTLEQECEQLDNTSTHPQ; encoded by the coding sequence ATGCAGTCCGGGCAAATTATGGTTGGAACCCACGAGGGTGTTTACATTATCAAGCTGATCGGCGATGTTCGGCTCGACCTCTGTACCACTTTCGATAGCTTTACCGAAGATATGATCGGGCAGGATGATTTTGCCGGAGTGGCTTTTGATTTACACGAAGCGCACGGAATCGACAGCACCACCCTGGGTTTGATCGCCAAGATTGCAATCCGCACTCTGGAACGGGGGTGTCAAAAACCCCTGGTGTTTTGTTCGGACCAGGGCATCCGGCACCTGCTTGATGCAATGGGTTTCGATGCGCTGGTGGAAATCAGCGATGAGCAGTATGAACTCGCCGCGCAAACCACTCCTCTGGAGTGCAGGATCCCGAGTGAGCATGCGGCGCGGGAGAAGGTATTGGAGGCCCACCGCGTATTGATGAGCATGAATGAACGTAACGCGGAGACATTTCACGACCTGGTACATACCCTGGAGCAGGAGTGTGAACAGCTCGACAACACCTCCACACATCCGCAGTGA
- a CDS encoding HvfA family oxazolone/thioamide-modified RiPP metallophore: protein MNKKHLSPVAAAVGAAFIASAAMSVSAANSTANPFAAQDLTSGYNLALADEHGDKKKEGKCGEGKCGEGKKKEGKCGEGKCGEGKKKEGKCGEGKCGEGKKKKEGKCGEGKCGG, encoded by the coding sequence ATGAACAAGAAGCATCTTTCCCCGGTAGCGGCTGCCGTTGGCGCGGCGTTTATTGCCTCGGCAGCGATGAGTGTCTCTGCTGCCAACAGTACTGCCAACCCGTTTGCCGCCCAGGATCTGACTTCCGGTTACAACCTGGCACTTGCCGATGAACACGGCGATAAAAAGAAGGAAGGTAAGTGCGGCGAAGGCAAGTGCGGCGAGGGAAAAAAGAAGGAAGGTAAGTGCGGCGAAGGCAAGTGCGGCGAGGGAAAAAAGAAAGAAGGTAAGTGCGGCGAAGGCAAGTGTGGCGAAGGTAAAAAGAAGAAAGAAGGGAAATGTGGTGAGGGTAAGTGTGGCGGCTAA
- a CDS encoding pyocin activator PrtN family protein, translated as MKRYAFFCGAYNLQMGGIKSCRESLETREAAKECCEKYFGMLPRKAMERARLHQLPVPAYRGGSQKSEWLISANDLAQHIDGCRKRAMNDWQRLNNS; from the coding sequence ATGAAAAGATACGCATTTTTTTGCGGTGCATACAACTTACAAATGGGCGGAATAAAAAGCTGTCGCGAATCACTCGAAACAAGGGAGGCAGCAAAGGAATGCTGTGAGAAATATTTCGGAATGTTGCCACGCAAAGCAATGGAACGCGCACGTTTACACCAACTCCCCGTGCCCGCTTATCGTGGAGGATCGCAGAAAAGTGAATGGTTGATCAGTGCTAATGATTTAGCACAACATATTGATGGTTGCCGCAAGCGAGCTATGAATGACTGGCAGCGTTTAAACAATTCTTGA
- a CDS encoding MlaA family lipoprotein — protein MLGRTAFSPGLIAAILSIFPVAVLAQNDPFGAVSADTAIETGISGQPDSTGQTNNAVDNSGSLEEEYGFDPADEYGDADGADFSLRDPWEGFNRAIFVFNDGADRYVLKPAAVSYRQITPIFMQHGISNFFSNLREVSNTFNSLLQGKLGQAGNDAGRFLINSTVGIVGILDVAQYMGLEEGDGEDFGQTLAVWGVPSGPYLVLPLLGPSTVRDTPAKVVDYYTNPITYVDHDPTRYTLRATDIIQDRASLLEAESLLQGDRYVLLRDAYLQRRDFLIVDGEVDVDSEVEAAEAIDQAEVEESSDY, from the coding sequence TTGCTGGGACGTACAGCATTTTCGCCCGGGTTGATCGCTGCAATCCTGTCGATTTTTCCAGTGGCCGTTTTGGCACAAAATGACCCATTCGGGGCTGTGTCGGCGGATACTGCCATCGAAACCGGTATCAGTGGACAGCCGGATTCCACCGGGCAGACGAATAATGCCGTCGACAACAGTGGATCGCTGGAAGAAGAATACGGTTTTGACCCCGCGGACGAGTATGGTGATGCGGACGGTGCGGACTTTTCCCTGCGCGATCCCTGGGAGGGCTTCAACCGTGCCATATTTGTTTTTAACGATGGGGCTGATCGCTATGTGTTGAAACCCGCTGCGGTAAGTTATCGACAGATAACCCCGATATTTATGCAACACGGGATCAGCAATTTCTTCAGTAATCTGAGAGAGGTGAGCAATACTTTTAACAGTTTGCTTCAGGGCAAGTTGGGCCAGGCGGGTAATGATGCCGGTCGCTTCTTGATTAACAGCACGGTGGGTATTGTTGGTATTCTGGACGTAGCACAGTATATGGGGCTGGAAGAGGGCGATGGTGAAGACTTCGGCCAGACACTGGCAGTGTGGGGCGTACCCTCGGGACCCTACCTGGTCTTGCCATTACTGGGGCCCTCCACGGTGAGGGATACACCGGCAAAGGTGGTGGATTACTATACCAACCCAATTACCTACGTGGACCACGACCCCACCCGTTACACACTCAGGGCGACTGATATCATCCAGGACCGAGCCAGTCTGCTGGAAGCGGAATCCCTGTTACAGGGCGATCGCTATGTCTTGCTGCGCGACGCCTACCTACAGCGCCGGGATTTCCTGATCGTGGATGGCGAGGTCGACGTGGACAGTGAGGTCGAAGCTGCCGAAGCGATTGACCAGGCTGAAGTTGAGGAGTCCAGTGACTACTGA
- a CDS encoding HvfB family MNIO-type RiPP peptide maturase codes for MRKYPVEGAGLGLRRSMMGEVLQSGAVDFLEVAPENWIGVGGRYGRWFRDYTERFPFMLHGLSLSIGAAEPLDMELVGSIKQFIREHGIRCYSEHLSYCSDRGHLYDLLPIPFTSEAVMHVAERIRIVQDVLGERIAMENVSYYAAPGQEMSELAFLKAVLAEADCDLLLDVNNIYVNAINHRYDPLEFLRELPTKRVRYIHVAGHYDEADDLKVDTHGAPVIDPVWQLLDKAYEIHGVLPTLLERDFNIPPLPQLLEEVGQIKTIQAAHLIEEHYVLSSR; via the coding sequence GTGCGCAAGTATCCAGTTGAAGGAGCCGGGCTCGGATTGCGTCGCTCGATGATGGGCGAGGTATTGCAATCCGGTGCAGTGGACTTCCTCGAAGTGGCTCCGGAAAACTGGATTGGTGTGGGTGGTCGCTACGGGCGGTGGTTTCGCGATTACACCGAACGCTTTCCATTTATGCTGCATGGCTTGTCTCTGTCGATTGGTGCAGCTGAGCCTCTGGATATGGAGCTGGTTGGATCCATCAAGCAATTTATTCGTGAACACGGTATCCGTTGTTACAGCGAACATCTCAGCTACTGTTCAGATCGGGGCCACCTTTACGACCTGTTGCCGATACCCTTTACCTCAGAAGCGGTGATGCACGTCGCCGAGCGCATTCGTATCGTGCAGGACGTGCTGGGGGAGCGGATTGCAATGGAAAACGTTTCCTATTATGCAGCCCCGGGTCAGGAGATGAGCGAACTGGCTTTTCTCAAGGCGGTACTGGCGGAGGCAGACTGCGATCTTTTGCTGGACGTGAACAATATCTATGTGAATGCCATCAACCACCGTTACGATCCCCTCGAATTTCTGCGGGAACTTCCCACAAAAAGAGTGCGTTATATCCATGTTGCCGGTCACTATGATGAAGCGGATGACCTGAAAGTGGATACGCACGGCGCTCCGGTGATTGACCCCGTGTGGCAACTGCTGGACAAGGCCTATGAGATCCACGGTGTGCTACCGACCCTGCTGGAGCGCGATTTCAATATTCCGCCCCTGCCGCAATTGCTTGAAGAAGTGGGGCAGATCAAGACGATTCAGGCCGCTCATCTGATAGAAGAACACTATGTCCTCAGTAGCCGATAA
- a CDS encoding HvfC family RiPP maturation protein, whose protein sequence is MSSVADKPCGFQSLQRDFAAHLRAPDINAPPANIEARRLAIYRDLIYNNIESFIASGFPVLRSLYSEERWHNMVRDFIRQHASTSPYFLQISEEFLSYLQHERGQREEDPPFLSELAHYEWVELALDINVAEIPPGLRQAGDLLESVPVVSPLVWSLSYRYPVHRIGPAFKPQEPPETPTFLLVYRGRDDKVHFMEINAVTARLLQLASEEQATGAQLLAQIAGELPQVDSGSLRTFGVTLLQKLLDNGVIAGLKA, encoded by the coding sequence ATGTCCTCAGTAGCCGATAAGCCCTGCGGATTTCAGAGCCTGCAGAGGGATTTTGCCGCTCATTTGCGCGCCCCGGATATCAATGCCCCGCCCGCGAACATTGAGGCGCGCAGACTGGCAATTTACCGGGACCTGATTTACAACAATATCGAATCCTTTATTGCAAGTGGTTTCCCGGTACTGCGCAGTTTGTACAGTGAGGAACGCTGGCACAACATGGTGCGCGATTTTATTCGCCAGCATGCGTCAACCAGTCCTTACTTTTTGCAGATTAGTGAAGAATTCCTCTCCTACCTGCAACATGAGCGCGGCCAGCGGGAAGAAGATCCGCCTTTTTTGTCGGAGCTGGCCCACTACGAATGGGTGGAATTGGCACTTGATATCAATGTTGCAGAAATACCGCCCGGCTTGCGCCAAGCGGGCGATCTGCTCGAATCTGTGCCGGTGGTGTCGCCGCTGGTGTGGAGTCTCAGCTATCGATATCCCGTGCACCGTATCGGGCCGGCCTTCAAGCCCCAGGAGCCCCCGGAAACCCCCACCTTTTTGCTGGTGTACCGCGGGAGAGATGACAAGGTCCATTTTATGGAGATCAATGCTGTCACTGCTCGCCTGTTGCAGCTGGCCTCCGAGGAGCAAGCCACAGGCGCGCAACTGCTGGCACAGATTGCCGGGGAATTGCCCCAAGTGGACAGTGGTTCCCTGCGCACATTTGGTGTCACGCTATTGCAGAAACTGCTGGACAATGGCGTTATCGCCGGCTTGAAAGCCTAG
- a CDS encoding tyrosine-type recombinase/integrase produces the protein MAKAWVEKRELELSDPDQWHKQQQRSITVGHVLQAYLNDFIDVGSFRRSKLATIKMLIRRPDIADLDAIHLRRKDVLEYLRRRLKEAKPQTVKNDIMWLSVAFRTIVASREWPIAADEIATAFDVAVRTRMVTRAEKRDRRPTLAELETIIDYCLASRKLTIPIDELVLFAIFSARRMEEITELLWDDLDDERRQIPVRDAKDPVRPVSLWAHLPDEALAVIQRQPRVDRHIFPYLSKSIGGRFGVINKVLGIKDLRFHGLRHEAASYWFERGWPIQRVAQITGHRSWSTLQRYTHLYDFGEVDKYAGWRYRPTLKNCLNAASHS, from the coding sequence TTGGCGAAGGCGTGGGTTGAGAAGCGGGAACTGGAGCTAAGCGACCCGGACCAGTGGCACAAACAGCAGCAGCGCAGCATTACAGTAGGCCATGTGCTGCAAGCCTACCTGAATGACTTTATTGATGTTGGTAGCTTCCGGCGCAGCAAATTGGCCACGATAAAAATGCTGATACGGCGCCCGGATATTGCCGACCTGGATGCCATACATTTACGTCGTAAAGATGTTTTGGAGTATTTGCGCAGGCGATTAAAAGAGGCCAAACCCCAAACGGTTAAAAATGACATTATGTGGTTGTCGGTAGCTTTTCGCACCATCGTCGCAAGTCGGGAGTGGCCTATTGCTGCTGATGAGATAGCGACTGCATTTGATGTGGCTGTGCGTACACGCATGGTGACTCGCGCAGAGAAGCGCGACCGTAGGCCGACGCTGGCAGAATTGGAGACGATAATTGATTACTGCCTTGCCAGCCGGAAATTAACAATTCCCATAGATGAGCTGGTACTGTTTGCTATTTTCTCTGCGCGAAGAATGGAAGAGATTACTGAGCTGCTCTGGGATGACCTGGATGATGAACGTCGGCAGATCCCGGTGCGGGATGCCAAAGATCCTGTGCGCCCGGTGTCACTCTGGGCACATTTGCCGGATGAAGCTCTGGCCGTGATTCAGCGCCAACCACGTGTTGATAGACATATATTCCCTTATCTATCGAAATCAATTGGCGGTCGGTTTGGGGTAATTAACAAAGTGCTGGGAATCAAAGATTTGCGCTTTCACGGTTTGCGTCACGAGGCAGCGAGCTACTGGTTTGAACGCGGCTGGCCGATCCAGCGGGTGGCACAGATCACTGGCCATCGTTCCTGGTCTACATTGCAGCGTTATACGCACCTCTACGATTTTGGGGAGGTGGATAAGTACGCTGGCTGGAGATATCGGCCCACTCTCAAGAATTGTTTAAACGCTGCCAGTCATTCATAG
- a CDS encoding TerB family tellurite resistance protein — MLQQIRKLFKQIGSSADVETHSAVDMRMISAALLVEVATVDQELEQRERDTLTQLLRQHYALDADSANVIIDEAIAKRDQSTSLFEFTQAVNDQFSERDKYLLVLQMWQVAFSDNVIEAFEEYLIRRVSELIYLPHGLFTKARAEARDMRKD; from the coding sequence ATGCTGCAACAAATCCGTAAGTTGTTTAAACAGATTGGCAGCAGTGCCGATGTAGAAACGCACAGTGCAGTAGACATGCGCATGATCAGTGCCGCACTTCTGGTTGAGGTGGCCACTGTTGATCAGGAGCTGGAACAGCGCGAGCGCGACACCCTTACCCAGCTGTTGCGCCAGCATTACGCGCTGGATGCCGACAGTGCTAACGTCATTATCGATGAAGCCATAGCGAAGAGGGATCAGTCCACCTCGCTATTTGAATTTACCCAGGCGGTAAACGATCAGTTCAGCGAGCGGGACAAGTACCTGCTGGTGCTTCAGATGTGGCAGGTGGCCTTTTCCGACAATGTCATCGAAGCCTTCGAGGAGTACCTGATTCGCCGGGTTTCCGAGCTGATCTACCTGCCCCATGGGCTGTTTACCAAAGCGCGGGCCGAAGCGCGGGATATGAGGAAAGACTGA